The DNA window aactttctatacatatatacaaactttttatacgcgtatacaaagtttatatacacgtatacaaactttctatacgttatgtattttcttttttttttttattttagcatATACAGACTttgtgtatgtgtgtatatattttttatgcattaaaatatattcgtaaatatatatgtatgtatatactatacacacacacaacatacgtatatatataagATGTATACAGTACCTAGGAGAGACTAGGGGGGGGTGACTGACCGCGCGCGTCCGGCTGATCGCGTATCAGCACCCCCCTAAGTCATGCCCAAGCGATCCGAGGAAAGCAAATTCTGAGTGatttccaagaaaaaaatcTGTCGCGTGATGTTTAGCAAAAAGGATATGGATGACTAGGGAAATGGGCACGATCAGAAAGTTTAATTTTCTGTTTCATGTTAATTTTCTGTGCGAGACATTGACTTGATCGAGCATGCAactctttttgtttgtttgtgttgGCTTCGGGACTCTTTTTGATCGATGGAGTATGGTGTTGGCTATGTATGATCATGTTCTTCAATCTGGAATATGATGTCTAGAAACTGACTTTCTGAAACAATATAGATGATTTCGCATTTCATACATAGCCACCAAATTCATGGTTTTTGAGAATGATCAGCTATTATTGTTTGAGAATTATGAGCATCTTATTGATTGCCGAATCCAGGATAAGAACCATCTTATTGATCGGCTATTATTGTTTCATTGGTGGAACCATCTACCTGAGCAGCAGATATTTTGCACTGAACATTTACCCAGCCTCACCTACGACGCCCGTGGCCAGGAGAAGAACACGGGAGAGGAGGCACGGCGGCAGAGGAGATCGTGAAAGAGCGAGCCGACGACGTCGAGGAGAGGCGATTACGATCCGATAGAGGCGAGATGGGAAGGGAgaacgcggcggcagcggcggcgggaatgGGGAAGCGGAGTTGCGGCCGGAGGAAAGGCGAGCCGTCCAGCTCGTTGACTCCGGAGGAAAGGCGAGCCGATATGAGCGAGCTGAGCTGACCCTTATCGTGCTGCGGCTCCAGGCGTGCGGGCGCGCCATCGGATGCACGCCTCTTCCACGCGTCGCGCATCTGACTCGGGTATGCATGGGCTGAGATTTGCATCCGGTATGCACCAAATTTTTTTCCGGTGACCCACGTTCGATCAGCCCAGTACGCCGCAGTATATATACTCCTAATTGTGCATTACACGCTCACGCATCCACGCGACCAGAAAtaacccaagaaaaaaaaaaagaagagaagaggagatcgaaatgggagagagaaaggcacgggaggagatggaggatgATTACGACGAGGCGCTGTCTCAGCTCAGGGAGCCGGaggtgccgtcgccgccgccgtccccgctccTCCTCGCGATACTGCAGTCGGCGGGCTTCGCTTCCCCGCccccgccgacgtcgacgcagcagcagcagggaatCGAGCTCTGCAGTGTCTGCGctgaagaggcggcggcggcggcggtggcggcggcgcgggggatgGAGGCCCCGGGCTGAGGCCCgccacgcagcagcagcagcagcagggaatCGGACTCTGCAGTGTCTGCGCtgaagaggaggcggcggcggtgcgggggaTGGAGCCGCCGGGGCTGCGCCCCgccacgcagcagcagcagccgacggtcttcacgccgcctccgccaccgccgcagcagcaggggTTCGTGTTCGGCGGTAGCGGCGCTGCAGAGGCATCGGTGGTGCGCTCGCCGCGGGGGATGATGGCGGCGGGGATCGGGCCGCGCCTCgccacgcagcagcagcagcagccgacgGTCTTCGggtcgcctccgccaccgccgcagcagcaggggTTCGTgttcggcggtggcggcgctggagagTCATCGGTGGTGCGCTCGCCGCGCGGGGGATGATGGCGGTGGGGCTTGGGCCGCGTCTCGCCATGCAGCAGACGCGGCAGGATTAGGGGTTCGGCTTCGGCGGGGCCGGGACTGGAGCGTCGCAGTCGCTGGCGCCACGGGGGATGGGGATGGTGGCGGGGCCGCGTCACGCCGTGCCCGTGTGCAGCAGCAGCCAactctcgcgccgccgccggcgcagcaaCCGCAGCAGAATCAGGGCGTTGGCTTCGGCGGGACCGGGGctggagcggcgacgacggtgtcCCCTGCGCCGCGGgggacgacgatggcgagggAACGCGCGGCGGAGCAGCTCGCGTACGACGACGCCATCAGCAGGTACGTGCTCCGattgatctcctcctcctccatctccatctctgcCGCGCGCAGCCTTGTTGCTTTGTCTCTCCTCTTGCTACGATTTTTCGCCCAAGATTGAGTTGATCTCTCGTTCGTTCTTGCGACCGAGTTGTGTTGTGTGCTGCAAGATTTCATCCTATTTTGGGGGGAAACGACGCACGCGCGAGTTTAAGGTTTTTGTGCAGCGAATTCTTAACCCCATTGCATTCTCACGATAGAGGTTTCTTCAGACGGATTGAATCGATACCAACCTTCTACGTACTGCTTGCAAAAATCAATCCATGAACAATTTTAACATGAATTTTCAAAACTCTGCACTAGTTAGTTTTTTCACTGCGATGGATGAACAGGGAAAATGGATTGATGACATTGATGAGCAACTGTAATTTTTCTCTGTCATGTACATGTTATTCTGACGAAATTCTCTGGAATATAATGTTTGGTTAGCTTCACTGCGCCATATATGTTGAGCTAGTTTTGGATCTGGAAGACAGCATATAAATTTTCAGAATGTAATATAATTTCTGGCATTGAGATCAACCTTTGATAATTTCTGTATGTGACTTGAAGCCAATGTTTCACCATACAAATTTCTGTTGTTTCAGTTAGAAAATTACGACGTGCTAATGTACTCGTTTGATCATCAAAACTGTTCATCTTGTTTCATGCATATCTAAGTCATCAATGATCATGGTATCCCAGTGAATTGCTTCACACATTTGATTAAAGAGAAGAGTGAAATTTATTCTAGTAACCATTCATTCTGGTGGATATAGAATGATCGATAGAAATAAAATTCGCATTGAGTGAGTTTTGTTGCCAATGTCAGCATTCTGATATTTCTGAATTTTGCCAAAGAATTTCTTAATCACGTACAATTACTTTTTTCATCAGTGATCAACTCATAATAAGTGCGTACCTGCACTGTAGCAACTAACAATCAGTGTTGCTCATGGACTGAATTGATTTTGGCAGGCTGATCAACAAGTTCGCGGGGCACGACAAGGACGCGATCCAGGGGAAGAACACGTCGAACGTGCAGGTGTTCGATGACATCCACGAAGGCGACGCGATCCGCATGGCCGAGCTCGAGGAGTTCGAGAAGCAGGTGCTGGCATTGAACGCCGCCGCCTGGAacgacgccgcctcctcctgcggCGAGGAGCCGGCCGTTGCGGATAACTTCCTGAACGGCGAGGtgcagcgggaggaggaggaggaggaggcggcggagcggcggagcggcggagcTGGACGCTTGAGCGGTGGGAGCTGGAGCTGAAGGCGAGCCGCCGGCGTGTGGTGGAGGCGAACGAGCGCGCGCGGGGGGTCCAGCGCGAGCGCGAGAGGGTgcggcggcaggtggcggcgctgctgcagCAACGGATGCTGAAGCGTCAGCAGATGTCCGCGCTGTCGTGGGAACGCGCGCTGGCGCACAAGCGATTCGTGCTCCAGCAGCGTCAATGGCGACAGCAGAtggtggagcagcagcagcagcagcaacgcgcGCCGGTGCAGCAGCAGCGCATGCCGGTGGTGCAGCAGGCGGCGCCGCGGAAGCAACGAGACTTCACGGTGACGGTGAGTCGGGCGTATGCACTTCAGCACCAACGGGGAAGCACGccggaggagcggcgcgcgtcGGTGCGGGAGCGAGTCAGGCTAGAGCTGCAGAAGGTGGTTGCATTTCTGCAGCGACGCGAGCTGGAGCAGAGGTATGAGCGGGCGGCGGCACTGCTGAGGCAACGCGCGCAGCTGGAGCAGGCAGCGTTACAGGAGCAGCTCAAGCTGGAGATGCAgcagatgcggcggcggcaagagcaGCGCCAGCGCGCGCGTGAGCTGGCGATCATGCCGCAGCCGCAGGGGcatcgcggccgcggcggcggcacggcacggcacccGGACGCCGCGATCGCCCAGGGGGGATCCGGAGTCGGACACAACCACCCCCGCGTGGAGGAGCAGCTGcccgcgcagcagcagcagcatcggcgGCAGCGCATGGGGATCAGTGCGACCGACGTTCGTGGCGCCGCGCGGCGTGGGCACGTCGAGCGGGCAGGCGTACCGGGCACCGCCCGCGAGGCAGATCGTTGttcagccgcagccgccgccgcagcagccggaGCTGGCAGGGCAGGCGTtccgggcgccggcgccgcagacACCGCAGCGACCGGAGTCGGCGGGGCAGGACGTGCCGGAGCcgcagccggaggaggaggaaggggaggcggTGGGTGGCGAGGCCGTCGTGATGGCGCCACAGCCTTCGTCGTCGAGGGAGCAGTAGGAGAGGCATGCAGTCGTGATCCGTGCGAGACTTTGGTCTGATCGAGCATGCGAGATGTTACTTTTCTTCCGTCTGTGTTGGCTTACGGCAATAGAGCTGTGGCATGTGAAGCCGATTCTTCTCTTCATCAAGTAACTAGATCAAAGTTTGGCTCCTGAGTTTGGGAATTGTGTTTTTGAACTAAGGTGATTTGAAATTGAAGTCATTCTGGTTGAGCTTCCATGCATGATCTGTGTAGTAGTTTGCCCCCCTTCCAGCCAAGGATTTTTTGAGTGTACCTCTGAAAGAATATGGACCATTGAAGAGATAAGAGCTAAGGGTGAAAATTCGTTGCTACTACACCTAATAAAAAGGTGTAGTAGGGTAGTAGAAGGgtaattgtgaaaaaaaatttatgtggcATTCTTGTAAATTCAGTTTTTAGGGGGGTGTATTCTATAATTGTGCATGGATTTCAAATAGGGTTGGCCCATCTGATTGTACGCCCACAGCGTCGTGCCGCCACacgcctccttcttcttcttcctctcgtcgccgctcgccccgccttcttcttcctctcgtcgCCTCTCCCGGCACCTCCAGCGTACGCCTACCTCCCGTTCCCGCATCCGCGCCGTTGAAGTTGCCATCGCCCCCGAGGGCATCCGCAAGGTCAGTGATGGCGTCCATGGAGCTAGATCGATCAAACCCCAGCGGCGGAGGGCTCGGTAGGGTGAGGTGTGGCGCTCGCCATACCTCGCGCCACCCACTAAACCCCCCAGCCCCGCGGTTTTCTCCAGGCAGGACGCTGAGCTGCAGAGAGCGCGAAGACACTCTGCATCAGATGAGCGACTGGCCGACATGCAAGGGCGCGAGGAGTTGCGTGCGCCATTCGCCTACAGaaagccaatttttttttgacaatttggCCCTTTGcgaaaacttatttaaaaaatgaacgCTGACCTCTGCGCCGAtgctgaatgccgtgccactGTGGATGGGAGGCCGACTCGGCGTGCCAGCGTGGCAAAGCTCAGCGCCACCTGACTCGGCGCTGAGGTGGCTAAGGTCAGCGCCGAGTCGTTTGGCGCTGTACTGGTTAACTTAGTCAAGCAGTTAGGTATGGCTTGGTGTAGTGCTAGAGCTCAGTGCCAAATATGGTGGTGCTGAAGTCGGCAGTGTCCGTGCCAGGTTATTTGGCGTTGAGCTGTGCATAATAGGATAAAACTTATTTCTTTCAGACAAATTTGGAGTTGAAGTGAACACAGCATTAAGTAATCAATCATTCAGTTCATAACCAGTGTGCAACCAAAGCAATGTTGCGATGTAAAAGTCAGAACAAAGCAAACCATGTAGCAGTAGTTAACTAGAGAACAAGTCTTAGCCGTACATCACATTCATTCCATTCTCTATGAACTACATGTCAATCTTAACAACAACCCTTACCAAACCCTAACCAAAACCTCTAACCAAAACCCTAACCAAACCACCCATTGCAACCTACCAAATCCCTCATTCCAACTAGGCTTCATTACCAATCAATCCTATTCCCCTCTAAATTACCCTCTCCCACTCAATTAACCGATAAATCAATTCAACCCTCATCCTTTCAAACCCTCTTTCTTCACCAAACCAAATCACAAAATGTAAAAAGTTTTG is part of the Oryza glaberrima chromosome 4, OglaRS2, whole genome shotgun sequence genome and encodes:
- the LOC127770029 gene encoding LOW QUALITY PROTEIN: uncharacterized protein LOC127770029 (The sequence of the model RefSeq protein was modified relative to this genomic sequence to represent the inferred CDS: deleted 3 bases in 2 codons), producing MARERAAEQLAYDDAISRLINKFAGHDKDAIQGKNTSNVQVFDDIHEGDAIRMAELEEFEKQVLALNAAAWNDAASSCGEEPAVADNFLNGEVQREEEEEEAGAAERRSWTLERWELELKASRRRVVEANERARGVQRERERVRRQVAALLQQRMLKRQQMSALSWERALAHKRFVLQQRQWRQQMVEQQQQQQRAPVQQQRMPVVQQAAPRKQRDFTVTVSRAYALQHQRGSTPEERRASVRERVRLELQKVVAFLQRRELEQRYERAAALLRQRAQLEQAALQEQLKLEMQQMRRRQEQRQRARELAIMPQPQGHRGRGGGTARHPDAAIAQGGSGVGHNHPRVEEQLPAQQQQHRRQRMGSVRPTFVAPRGVGTSSGQAYRAPPARQIVVQPQPPPQQPELAGQAFRAPAPQTPQRPESAGQDVPEPQPEEEEGEAVGGEAVVMAPQPSSSREQ